Within the Saccharomonospora amisosensis genome, the region GGTCTCGCGAGTGCCGTCAACGCGAATGGCCGCGCCGTTCGAGGTCCTCGATGGCTTGCTTGGCTTCGGCCAGCGTGGCACCCGTGTGCTTTCGGTACTCCTTGATGGCTTGAATCCGCTTGCCCTCCAGGATCAGCGAGTTGACCCGCGCGAGCTCGGGTCGTGGCGCCGCGATCCCGAGGCTGTCCAACATGGCGTCGAGCTTGGTTTCGATCCGCAGGGTCTGCCGCGCGAGTCGTCTCACCGTGCGTTCGACGAAACTCAGCACAAGGATCGTCATTCCGAACAAGCTGCCAACGATGATGATGAGGGCGCCGTAGTCCACGGCGGCGCAGTGTACTGGGCGGGTGAGAAGGATTCGCCGTTTCGCCGCCGTCAGGCGTAGATGGCCAGCCAGATCGCGATGTAGTGGCAAACGGCGGCAAGCACCGTGCAGGCGTGGAAGAACTCGTGGTAGCCGAAGGTCGTTGGCCAGTAGTTCGGCCACTTGGTGGCATAGAACACTGAGCCGACCGTGTAGAACAGTCCACCGACGAGCAGCAGCACCAACGCGGCGATTCCCGCTGATCTGGCGAGTTCGGGCAGCACGAACACCGCCACCCAACCGAGCGCGATGTAGATTGGCACGCCTAGCCAGCGTGGGGCCCTCGGCCACAACATCTTCAGCGCGACACCTGCCACCGCGCCGCCCCACACAACGCCGAGCACGACATAACCGGTCGGTTGCGACATCGCGAGCAGCGTGAACGGTGTGTAGGTGCCCGCGATGAACAAGAAGATCATCGAGTGGTCGGCGCGCTTCATCCACTCGTACGCCCGCCTGCTCCAGACGCGCCGGTGGTAGAGGGCGCTGACGCCGAACACGCCGACCACGGTGACGCCGTAGACCGACGTGGCGAGTGCGGCCGTCGCTGACACCGTCGACCCTGCCAGCACGATCAGCGTGGCGGCGGAGGCCAGTGCACCGAAGAAGCTCCAGAAGTGGATGTGCCCCCGAAGCCGGGGCCGGTGATAGGCGGCGGACGGTACCGGAGGGGTATCGGTTGCTGCACTCACGACGCTCAGATTACGGAAATCGTAGCCGGGACCGCACCCGCCGACGGCAGGAGCGCCGCGAACATCACTTTCGGGCCAGGCGTACGCTCCCGTGACGTGAGCCTTAGGTCCTTCGCCTCGCGCATCGTCTACAGCGTGTACTCGTGGCGCCTGATCCAGCAAGCCGGAGGGCGGCATCCGCGCCACATCGGCGTGATCCTCGACGGCAACAGGCGCTGGGCGCGGGAGGCAGGCTTCACCGACGTCAACGGCGGCCACCGGATGGGCGCACAGAAGATCGCGGACTTCCTCGGCTGGTGCAGGGAGGCCGATGTGGAGGTGGTCACGCTGTGGCTGCTGTCCACCGACAACGTGCGCAACCGGTCCAACGAGGAGGTAGCCGCGCTTCTGGAGATCATCCCGGACGTGGTGGACGAGCTCGCCGCACCGGGAAACCCGTGGCGGCTTTCGATCGTCGGCGCACTGGACATGCTGCCTACCGAGGTCGCGGCAAGGCTCACCGCCGCCGCGCAGCGCACCGACAACCGCCGCGGCATGGTTGTCAACGTCGCCGTCGGCTATGGTGGGCGGCAGGAGATCGCCTATGCCGTCCGCAAACTGTTGAAGCAGCACGCGGACGAGGGAACCTCGATCCATGAGCTTGCCAAGATCCTCGACGTCGATCACATCTCCGAGCACCTTTACACCTCGGGGCAGCCTGACCCTGATCTGATCATCCGGACCTCCGGCGAGCAGCGGCTCTCCGGATTCCTGCTCTGGCAGTCGGCGCATTCGGAATTCTGGTTCACCGAGGCGTACTGGCCCGCGTTTCGCCGCGTGGACTTCCTGCGGGCACTGCGTGACTACGCCGTCCGAAACCGCCGGTACGGCGGCTGAATCGATCCCGACACGGCGGGCGGCCGAGATTTCACGGCGCGGTAGCCCAGTACCGGCCGTGAGGTGACGAATCGGCGAATCACCTACCTGGCTGTCTGCACGAACCGGCCGTCTGCAGGTAGCTTCCGTGGTGACGGGTCGCGAACCCATGTGGCTCGTCACGGGAGGCCCTGGTCGTGGCAGTGCTAGTGCGAGCGGCGAAGCCGTTCACGAGACGCACGAGGGGGCCGGCACCGGGCCCTCGTGGGCGCACACCCTGACGCCGCGGCGTCAGGGAAGCGACCAGCCAGGGCAGTGCCCGGCCCAGCGAGTGCGGGCGTGGTGCCAACGCCCAACGAGGGAGATGCCGTCGTGACTGCGCAGCGTTTGCCCCGAAAGGCCTCCGGCCACTCTTCGACCAGTGCTCTCGGTACTGACGGACCGTCCGACCCAGCCGGCTTACCGCGTTGCACCTATGTGCTCGACACCTCGGTTCTGCTGTCGGACCCGTGGGCGGTTACCAGGTTCGCGGAGCACTCCGTGGTGTTGCCGTTGGTTGTGATCAGCGAGTTGGAGGCCAAGCGGCACCACCCGGAGCTCGGCTGGTTCGCGAGGGAGGCGCTTCGGTTGCTCGACGACCTGCGGCGCACGCACGGTCGGCTGGACGCCCCCGTGCCCATCGGCGATGAGGGTGGGACCGTCCACGTCGAGCTGAACCACTCCGATCCCACGGTGCTGCCACCCGGCTTTCGTACCGACTCCAACGATCACCGCATCCTCGCCTGCGCGCTCAACCTCGCCACCGAGCTGGAGTTGGTGACGCTGGTGACCAAGGACGTGCCGCTGCGTGTGAAGGCGGGTTCGGTCGGGCTGACCGCCGACGAGTACCGGGCACAGGAGGTCACGCCGTCCGGTTGGACGGGCATGGCCGACCTCGATGTGCCGCAGGAGGCGCTCGACGCGCTGTTCGCAGGCGGCGTGGCTGATCTGGCGGAGTTCGGGCGGCCCGAGGTCGGCGAGTTGCCGTGCCACACCGGGCTTCGGCTGCTCGCGGGGACGTCGAGCGCACTGGCCAGGGTCACGCCGGAGAAGAAGGCAAGGCTGGTGCGCGGCGATCGCGAGGCGTTCGGGCTGCACGGGCGGTCGGCCGAGCAGCGCATCGCGCTCGACCTGCTGCTCGACCCTGACATCGGGATCGTCTCGCTCGGCGGCAGGGCCGGTACGGGTAAGTCCGCGCTGGCGCTGTGCGCTGGTCTGGAAGCCGTGCTGGAGCGCGGTATGCACCGCAAGGTCGTGGTGTTTCGCCCGGTCTACGCCGTCGGGGGGCAGGATCTCGGCTACCTGCCTGGCTCGGAGAGCGAGAAGATGCAGCCGTGGGCTCAGGCGGTCTTCGACACCCTCGGCGCGCTCGTCAGCCAGGAGGTGCTCGACGAGGTCTTCGACAGGGGGATGCTCGAGGTGCTGCCGCTGACACACATCAGGGGTCGCTCCCTGCACGACTCGTTCGTGATCGTCGACGAGGCGCAGTCACTGGAGCGCAATGTGCTGCTCACGGTGCTGTCCCGGCTGGGGAGCGCCTCGCGGGTCGTGCTGACCCATGACGTGGCTCAGCGGGACAACCTGCGGGTCGGCAGGCACGACGGTGTCTCGGCCGTCATCGAGAAGCTGAAGGGGCATCCGCTGTTCGCTCACGTGACGCTGACGCGTTCGGAGCGTTCGCCGATCGCGGCGCTGGTCACCGAGATGCTGGAACACCACGGGTAGCCGCTAGCCGACGTTCGTCGGCCGCGCTCGCCCGCTGCCCACCGGCCTCACCAGCCCGTGGGCAGCGGGCGACCCTCCGCGAACCCCGCGGCCGACTGCACGCCGAGCACCGCACGCTCGTGGAACTCTTCGAGGTTGGGCGCGCCCGCGTAGGTGCATGCCGACCGAACCCCCGCGATGATCGAGTCGAGCAGGTCCTCCACGCCGGGGCGCAACGGTTCCACCGGCATGCGAGAGGACGAGATGCCCTCCTCGAACAGTGCTTTGCGGGCCTGCTCGTAAGGGCTGTCCGACCGGGTGCGCGCGGTGACGGCTCGCTTGGACGCCATTCCGTACGACTCCTTGTAGGGCCTGCCGTGCTCGTCGTAGCGCAGGTCGCCGGGAGACTCGTGGGTGCCCGCGAACCAGGAGCCCACCATCGCCGCTGACGCACCCGCGGCCAGGGCAAGCGCGACATCGCGCGGGTGACGCACGCCGCCGTCGGCCCACACGTGCTTGCCGAGGCGTCTCGCCGCGGCGGCGCAGTCGAGCACGGCCGACAGTTGTGGCCGTCCGACGCCGGTCATCATCCTCGTCGTGCACATCGCGCCCGGACCCACGCCGACCTTCACAACGTCGGCGCCTGCCTCGATGAGGTCCGTCGTGCCATCGGCGGTCACGACGTTGCCCGCCACCACCGGCACCGAAGGCGAGAGCGATCGCACCGCCTTCAGCGCCGACAGCATCTTTTCCTGATGCCCGTGTGCGGTGTCCACAACCAGCACGTCCACCCCGGCGGCGAGCACGGCCTCCGCCTTGGCGGCGACGTCGCCGTTCACCCCGATCGCGGCGGCGATTCGCAGCCGCCCTTCGCCGTCGACCGCGGGCTGGTAGATGCCCGCGCGCAGCGCGCCCACCTGGGTCAGCACCCCGGCGAGCCTGCCGTCCCCGGTGACTCCCAGCGCCAGCTTCCCACCGTGCTCGTGCAGGGTCTCGTACACCTCGCGCTGTGGGGTGTCCAACCCGAACGTGGGCACAACCGGGTCGACGACGTCGCTGAGGCGTGCGAACCGGTCCACGCCGGCGCAGGCTGCCTCGTCGACGATCCCGACGGGTCGGCCTTCGCCGTCGACGACGACCACCGCGCCGTGTGCGCGCTTACCGACGAGGTTCAGCGCGTCGGCGACCGCGTCGCCGGGTGTGAGTACCAGCGGGGTGTCCCACACGACGTCGCGGTCCTTGACCCACGCGGTGATGTCGGCGACCGCCGCCGGGTCGACATCCTGCGGGAGTACGACGAGCCCGCCTCTGCGCGCCACGGTCTCGGCCATGCGCCTGCCTGCGACGGCCGTCATGTTCGCCACCACCACCGGGATGGTGGTGCCCGTCCCGTCGCTGGTGGAGAGGTCGACGTCGAAACGCGACTCCACCGCGGAGCGGTTGGGCAGCAGGTAGACGTCGTCGTAGGTCAGGTCGTGTACCGGCCGGTGGCCTTCCAGAAACCGCACGAGATCTCAGCCTACGTGGTTTGTCCGGTCTTCGCGTGCGCGCTACGGCTGCTCCCAGTCACGTGAGCCAGCCTGCTCGGCCCCGATCGTGGTGTCCTCGCCGTGCCCGGTGTGCACCACTGTCTCGGCGGGCAGCTCGAACAGCCGCCGCGTGATGGACGCCACGATGGTCGGGTAGTCGGAGTAGGAGCGGCCGGTGGCGCCAGGGCCGCCGTGGAACAGCGTGTCACCGGTGAACACCACGCCGAGGTCGGGCGCGTGCAGGCACACCGCGCCGGGAGCGTGGCCGGGGGTGTGCAACACTCTGAGTTCGGTGCCCGCGACGCTCAGCGACTGCCCGTCCGACAGTTCGCCGTCGGGGGCCCGGCCAGGGTGGGTCAGCTCCCACAGCACGCGGTCGTCGGGGTGAAGCAGGATCGGCGCCGCGGTCCGTTTCGCCAACTCAGGGGCTGCGTTGACGTGGTCGTTGTGCGCATGGGTGCACACGATCGCGCGCACGGTCGCATCGCCGATCGCATCGGCGATGCGGGACGCGTCGTGTGCCGCATCGATGACGATCACCTCGGTGTCGTCGCCCACGATCCACACGTTGTTCTCGACGTCCCAACTTCCGCCGTCGAGCTGGAAAACCCCGGAGGTAACCACATTTCGCACTGTCGCTGCCATGGGCAGACCCTAACCGTCAACCACGCAGCATCGCACGCACGGATTCGATGGTGTCGGCGTCGGCGGGCTCCTTGTCCGGCCGGTAGCGCAGCACCCTGGCGAAACGCAGCGCCACACCGCCGGGGTAGCGGGAACTGCTCTGCACCCCGTCGAGTTCGACTTCGACCACGAGTTCCGGCCGCACGTACACCGTCGCGCGGTCGCGGGCGGTTTCCATGGTCGGTAGCCGTTCGGTCTGCCAGGCGAGCAGTTCGTCGGTGAGGCCCTTGAAGGTCTTGCCGACCATGATCGGTGGACCGCCCGCCGGGTCGATGGCACCGAGGTGCAGGTTGGACAGGTAGCCGGTTCTCCTGCCGTGACCCCATTCGGCACCGAGCACGACCAGGTCGAGCGTGTGCACCGGCTTCACCTTCAGCCATGACCTCCCCCTGCGGCCCGCGGCATATGCGGAGTCGAGGGACTTGACCATGACACCCTCGTGTCCGTCGTCCAGCGCCCGCGTCAGGATGGCCGCCGGGTCGGCCGGCTCGCTCTGCCCGGGGATGACGTGCTCGCCCGCGACCTTTCGCAGCGCGTTGTTGCGCTCCCTCAGCGGTGCGTCCAGCAGGTCGGTGCCGTCGAGGTGCAGGCAGTCGAAGAAGTACGGCCGCAGCAGCAGCGCGCGCAGTTGCTCCTCCCTCGTGCTGCCGAACCGCGACATGGTCTCCTGGAACGGTCGAGGTCTGCCCTCGTCGGTGAGCGCCAGCGTCTCCCCGTCGAGCACCACGGAGTCGCACGGCAGTGACCGCACCAGTTCGGTCAGCTCCCCGACCCGCGCGGTGACGTCGCGCAGGGTACGGGTGTAGACGTGCACCTCGTCCCCTCGGCGGTGCACCTGGATGCGAGCGCCGTCCAGCTTGTACTCGACGACCACCGGCCCGAGTTCGGCCAGCGCTTCCTCCAGCGCCTCGGCGGGCGAGGCCAGCATCGGTCGGATCGGCCTGCCGACCTGTAGGCCGAACTGGCCGAGCGCGGCGCTGCCGCCGGACATAGCCGCCGCGGCCGTCGTCGGCAGGCTGCCGGAGAGCATGAAGGCCCTTCGCACCGCGTCGGGGGGCACTGCGACCGCCTCCGCGATGGCGTCCACCATGACCCCCTCCAGCGCGCCCTGCCGTAGTTCACCGGTGAGCAGCCGGAACAGGAACTCCTGCTCGGTTCGCGTCGCGTCGGCCAGCAGGCGGCGTAGAACGTGCGCGCGCCGCGCCGCCGAGCCGCTGCCGACGCTTTCCGACACCTCGCCGAGCGCGGTGTCGACCTCGGTGACAGTCAGCCTCGGTTCGGCGGAGGGCGGCGCGCGAAGTTGCGAAAGGGTGCGCCAGCCGACACCGATCCGGCCCTGCGAAGGCTGACCGGTGAGGAACGCCACCGCCGTGGCGAGTTCGCTCGCGGGCACGGCGCTCAGCAGTTCGGCGAGGATCGCCGTCTTGGCCCTTCGAGATCGTGTGGCTGACAGCCCTGCCGACGCGGCGACGACATCGTGGAACAGCATGTCGCCATCATCTCCTCCGGCACCGACATTTCGCGTCGCGAGCGCGGCGCGGTCGCGACGGCGACGCGGCGGACGGCGGGTCCGAGCAGGCCGGTGAGGCTCACGCATTCGCCGAACATCTGCCACGCCAGCACCGTGAACGCGACGGCACTGGCCGAACACTGGATCACCAGCGCCTCGCCCGGCGGCAGCTTCGAGCCTGCCTTGCGTTCGACGAAGGTGCCCCCGACACCTCCAACGTAAACCGACCGGTATGGTTACTAGACCTACTAAACCGATCGGTATACCGTCAAGGGGTGACCGAGGACCTCACCCTGACCCCGGCCGCCGAGCGGGTGCTCGAGGTGGCGGGGAAGTTGTTCTACGAGAACGGAATCCATGCCGTCGGCGTCGAAGCGATCGCGAGCGAGGCCGGAGTCACCAAGAAGACTCTCTACGACCGGTTCGGCTCCAAGGACGCCCTCGTCGGCCACTACCTGCGCCGCAGGGATGAGCGCTACCGCGAACACGTGGCCACCGTCGTCGGCAAGCGCGGGCGCATCACGCCCGCGCGCAGGATACTGCTGGTCTTCGACGCGCAGGAGGAGTGGATCTCCACCGAGAACTCGCGTGGCTGCGCCTTCGTCAACGCGCAGGCCGAGTTGACCGACGCCACCCACCCCGGACGAGAGGTGATCCGCGAGCAGAAACAGTGGTTACTCGACTACCTGCGGACGCTGGCTCGTCAGGCGGGCGTTCGCAACCCGAGGAAGTTGGCGACGTCGCTGCTGATGCTGCTGGAGGGCGCCACGGTGACCGCCTCACTCGGTGTCGTGCCAGGAGCGGTTGGCAACGCCAAGGAAGTCGCGAGGCAGCTCATCGAGTCGAGCTAGCGACGGCAACGCAGGCAGGGGAAGCGACGCGCTCAACCTTCACCCCCACCGTCGCGTTCGCCCCTTCGTTTCGTGGCGACCTGCACCGCTCCCACGACAACCTTGGCGATCACGCCCACCGCGATCACGCCGACGACCATCTGCACCATCGTCACTAGCCTGGCGCTCTCGGTAACCGGCACGATGTCGCCAGTGCCGACCGTGGAAAAGATCGTGACGGTGTAGTAGAGGGCATCGTTGCGGCTGAGCGACTCGGTGAATGATCCGGGAGTGCTGCGTTCCAGCACGATGTAGCTGGCCGAGAACAGCACCAGCAGGAACGGCAACCCAACGGCGACCGCTTCCATGGCACGCAACCGTGGTCTCGACGACTTGAGAATGACCCTGACCTGCCAGACCACGAACGTGGTGAAGACCAGCAGTCCCACCGCGAACTTGGTCCAGGCACTGATTCCCAGCTCGTGATCGAGCGGTATCAGGTAGTAGGCCACCAGCACGAGCGCGACCGCACCGGTCGAACGCAGCATCGAGATCGCGATCTCGCGACCGCTCAGTTCTTGGGGGTGGCCGTTAAGGTGCCTGCGCCGCAACGGATGCCGCCTTCTGCTCGTTCACCGTGATACCCGGTCCCGCCGGCGCGAGCCGGTGCCGGTTGCCTGTGCGCATCCGGCACCGGCTCGCGCCGTGTCAGCCGTGGCCACCGCGAGCCATCCGCAGTACGTCCAGTGCCTCGTCGAGTTGCTCCTCGGTGAGCTTTCCCTCGGCGACGTGCCCACGTTCCATTACGACCTGCCTGATCGGCTTAAGCTCCGCGAGCGCCTGCTTGGCGACCGCGGCGGCTTCCTCGTAGCCCAGGTACGCGTTCAACGGCGTGACGATCGAGGGTGAACCCTCCGCATAGGCGCGGGCCCGATCGATGTTCACCCGCAGGTCCGCGAACACCTTGTCCGCAAGCAGCCGTGACACGGCGGCGAGCAGCCGAGCCGACTCCAGCACGTTGCGTGCGATAACGGGCAGGTTCACGTTGAGTTGGAAGTTGCCCTGCGAACCCGCGAACGCCACCGCGGCGTCGTTGCCGATCACCTGCGCGACGACCTGGAGGGTTGCCTCCGGGATCACCGGGTTCACCTTGCCGGGCATGATCGACGACCCCGGCTGCAGGTCCGGCAGGGCCAACTCGGCCAGCCCGGTACGCGGTCCGGAGCCAAGCCAGCGCAGATCGTTGGCGATCTTGTGGAGTGAGACGGCCACCGTGCGAAGCGCTCCGGAGGTCTCGACCACGCCGTCCTGGCTCGCCTGTGCCTCGAAGTGGTTCCGTGCCTCGGTCAGCGGGAGGCCGGTGACCTTCGCCAGCTCCTCGGCCACCGCGGAGCCGAACCCGGGTGGTGCGTTCAGGCCCGAACCGACCGCGGTACCACCGATCGGCAGTTCACCGAGGCGGGGAAGACAGCCGCGCAGCCGCTCGATGCCGAATCGCACCTGGGCGGCCCAAGCACCCGCCTCCTGGCCGAGGGTGATCGGCACCGCGTCCATCAGGTGCGTGCGGCCGGACTTCACCACGTCCGCCCACTCCGCCGCCCTGCGCTCGACGACCGTCGCGAGGTGGTCGAGCGCGGGGATCACGTCCTTGAGCACGGCTTCGGTCGTCGCGACGCGAATCGAGGTCGGGAAGGTGTCGTTGGACGACTGGGACGCGTTGACGTGGTCGTTGGGATGAACGTCTCGGCCGAGTGAGCGCGAGGCGAGCGTGGCGATCACCTCGTTGGCGTTCATGTTGGACGACGTACCGGAACCGGTTTGGAAGACATCGATCGGGAAGTGCGCGTCATGTTTGCCGTCGGCGACCTCGTCCGCGGCGGCCGCGATGGCGGCGGCGAGGTCGGGTTCCAGCACGCCGAGCCGGGCGTTCACGCGCGCGGCGGCGGCTTTGACCAGGCCGAGCGCCCTGATCTGGGCACGCTCGAGGCCACGGCCGGAGATCGGGAAGTTCTCGACGGCGCGTTGGGTCTGCGCGCGGTACAGGGCGTC harbors:
- the trhA gene encoding PAQR family membrane homeostasis protein TrhA — protein: MSAATDTPPVPSAAYHRPRLRGHIHFWSFFGALASAATLIVLAGSTVSATAALATSVYGVTVVGVFGVSALYHRRVWSRRAYEWMKRADHSMIFLFIAGTYTPFTLLAMSQPTGYVVLGVVWGGAVAGVALKMLWPRAPRWLGVPIYIALGWVAVFVLPELARSAGIAALVLLLVGGLFYTVGSVFYATKWPNYWPTTFGYHEFFHACTVLAAVCHYIAIWLAIYA
- a CDS encoding isoprenyl transferase; this encodes MSLRSFASRIVYSVYSWRLIQQAGGRHPRHIGVILDGNRRWAREAGFTDVNGGHRMGAQKIADFLGWCREADVEVVTLWLLSTDNVRNRSNEEVAALLEIIPDVVDELAAPGNPWRLSIVGALDMLPTEVAARLTAAAQRTDNRRGMVVNVAVGYGGRQEIAYAVRKLLKQHADEGTSIHELAKILDVDHISEHLYTSGQPDPDLIIRTSGEQRLSGFLLWQSAHSEFWFTEAYWPAFRRVDFLRALRDYAVRNRRYGG
- a CDS encoding PhoH family protein; amino-acid sequence: MTAQRLPRKASGHSSTSALGTDGPSDPAGLPRCTYVLDTSVLLSDPWAVTRFAEHSVVLPLVVISELEAKRHHPELGWFAREALRLLDDLRRTHGRLDAPVPIGDEGGTVHVELNHSDPTVLPPGFRTDSNDHRILACALNLATELELVTLVTKDVPLRVKAGSVGLTADEYRAQEVTPSGWTGMADLDVPQEALDALFAGGVADLAEFGRPEVGELPCHTGLRLLAGTSSALARVTPEKKARLVRGDREAFGLHGRSAEQRIALDLLLDPDIGIVSLGGRAGTGKSALALCAGLEAVLERGMHRKVVVFRPVYAVGGQDLGYLPGSESEKMQPWAQAVFDTLGALVSQEVLDEVFDRGMLEVLPLTHIRGRSLHDSFVIVDEAQSLERNVLLTVLSRLGSASRVVLTHDVAQRDNLRVGRHDGVSAVIEKLKGHPLFAHVTLTRSERSPIAALVTEMLEHHG
- the guaB1 gene encoding GMP reductase; this translates as MRFLEGHRPVHDLTYDDVYLLPNRSAVESRFDVDLSTSDGTGTTIPVVVANMTAVAGRRMAETVARRGGLVVLPQDVDPAAVADITAWVKDRDVVWDTPLVLTPGDAVADALNLVGKRAHGAVVVVDGEGRPVGIVDEAACAGVDRFARLSDVVDPVVPTFGLDTPQREVYETLHEHGGKLALGVTGDGRLAGVLTQVGALRAGIYQPAVDGEGRLRIAAAIGVNGDVAAKAEAVLAAGVDVLVVDTAHGHQEKMLSALKAVRSLSPSVPVVAGNVVTADGTTDLIEAGADVVKVGVGPGAMCTTRMMTGVGRPQLSAVLDCAAAARRLGKHVWADGGVRHPRDVALALAAGASAAMVGSWFAGTHESPGDLRYDEHGRPYKESYGMASKRAVTARTRSDSPYEQARKALFEEGISSSRMPVEPLRPGVEDLLDSIIAGVRSACTYAGAPNLEEFHERAVLGVQSAAGFAEGRPLPTGW
- a CDS encoding MBL fold metallo-hydrolase, with product MAATVRNVVTSGVFQLDGGSWDVENNVWIVGDDTEVIVIDAAHDASRIADAIGDATVRAIVCTHAHNDHVNAAPELAKRTAAPILLHPDDRVLWELTHPGRAPDGELSDGQSLSVAGTELRVLHTPGHAPGAVCLHAPDLGVVFTGDTLFHGGPGATGRSYSDYPTIVASITRRLFELPAETVVHTGHGEDTTIGAEQAGSRDWEQP
- a CDS encoding ATP-dependent DNA ligase, with product MLFHDVVAASAGLSATRSRRAKTAILAELLSAVPASELATAVAFLTGQPSQGRIGVGWRTLSQLRAPPSAEPRLTVTEVDTALGEVSESVGSGSAARRAHVLRRLLADATRTEQEFLFRLLTGELRQGALEGVMVDAIAEAVAVPPDAVRRAFMLSGSLPTTAAAAMSGGSAALGQFGLQVGRPIRPMLASPAEALEEALAELGPVVVEYKLDGARIQVHRRGDEVHVYTRTLRDVTARVGELTELVRSLPCDSVVLDGETLALTDEGRPRPFQETMSRFGSTREEQLRALLLRPYFFDCLHLDGTDLLDAPLRERNNALRKVAGEHVIPGQSEPADPAAILTRALDDGHEGVMVKSLDSAYAAGRRGRSWLKVKPVHTLDLVVLGAEWGHGRRTGYLSNLHLGAIDPAGGPPIMVGKTFKGLTDELLAWQTERLPTMETARDRATVYVRPELVVEVELDGVQSSSRYPGGVALRFARVLRYRPDKEPADADTIESVRAMLRG
- a CDS encoding TetR/AcrR family transcriptional regulator, whose product is MTEDLTLTPAAERVLEVAGKLFYENGIHAVGVEAIASEAGVTKKTLYDRFGSKDALVGHYLRRRDERYREHVATVVGKRGRITPARRILLVFDAQEEWISTENSRGCAFVNAQAELTDATHPGREVIREQKQWLLDYLRTLARQAGVRNPRKLATSLLMLLEGATVTASLGVVPGAVGNAKEVARQLIESS
- a CDS encoding potassium channel family protein, translated to MRRRHLNGHPQELSGREIAISMLRSTGAVALVLVAYYLIPLDHELGISAWTKFAVGLLVFTTFVVWQVRVILKSSRPRLRAMEAVAVGLPFLLVLFSASYIVLERSTPGSFTESLSRNDALYYTVTIFSTVGTGDIVPVTESARLVTMVQMVVGVIAVGVIAKVVVGAVQVATKRRGERDGGGEG
- a CDS encoding class II fumarate hydratase, with translation MAEQEYRTEHDTMGEVRVPADALYRAQTQRAVENFPISGRGLERAQIRALGLVKAAAARVNARLGVLEPDLAAAIAAAADEVADGKHDAHFPIDVFQTGSGTSSNMNANEVIATLASRSLGRDVHPNDHVNASQSSNDTFPTSIRVATTEAVLKDVIPALDHLATVVERRAAEWADVVKSGRTHLMDAVPITLGQEAGAWAAQVRFGIERLRGCLPRLGELPIGGTAVGSGLNAPPGFGSAVAEELAKVTGLPLTEARNHFEAQASQDGVVETSGALRTVAVSLHKIANDLRWLGSGPRTGLAELALPDLQPGSSIMPGKVNPVIPEATLQVVAQVIGNDAAVAFAGSQGNFQLNVNLPVIARNVLESARLLAAVSRLLADKVFADLRVNIDRARAYAEGSPSIVTPLNAYLGYEEAAAVAKQALAELKPIRQVVMERGHVAEGKLTEEQLDEALDVLRMARGGHG